The following DNA comes from Enterocloster bolteae.
AGTTCTTGAAATAGAGAATCATAATCTGCATTAACATTTTCATTGCTATCAGGAATGTTTTCTTGTTTATTACTACATCCAACAGATAATAATATGATAAAGATCGTTAAAATACTTATGATAATTTTGTTGTGTTTCATAACTTTATCCTCCTAAAATATAGATTATACATAGAATTTTGAATTTTTGAAGCATTTATATCATTTCATATAGCTAACTTATGCATTTGTAATATATTATCTCCACCTTTCAAGTTTTTCATTGCAAATCCATAATAAAATAGTAGTATTTCCATTTTAAAGGATATGAGAGTTGTATTTGTCACAATATATAATTCTTTATTTAGGTTAAATTTAGTAAACCATTCATTTTAGTTGTGCTTACGAACTATAATCCAACATAGTTTATCTTTTCTCAACATATTTGTATTAAGATTTTGAAAATGTTTTGTCACCTCTCTTTATAAATAAAATGAATTCTATATGTATTTGTCAATATAAAATTTTAGTTGAGAAAATATAGCAATAAGTCTATTGTGTGAAGCACGTTTTAAATATTACAATAGTAATATTTAAAAGTCAAGCAAAATTTAAAATAATTTTTCCTATTGTATCTGAGCATAAAAAGTGAACTGAACCAATAAAAACGGACAATGACAAAAAGCCCCCTTATTTAAAATAATAGAATCACATAAGGAGCCTGTGGTTTCAACAAAAAACACTTGATTATATGAGCAGGTTTTATTATAGCAAAAAGTAAATACACGCATATCAAATAATTGAACCAAAGCTGATTGCTATGTGTAAAGTAGGAAAAACCAATCCGTAAGCTTGTAAAATACTTTTAATTAGAGATTCGACAAATTGAAAACTGAATCAATTACTATAATCGGGAATAGACTCGTCTTATTGCTGGGCTTCTGCTAAAATACAGAGGACGTCCTAAAAACAGACAGAACCAGCTAGTATCAGAGAATATCAGTAAGAAATTGAGTGCCTGAAGATGAAAAATGAACTTTTACGGAATTTTCTGCGATTAGAAGAATGGATGTGAGAGTACAAGTGCAATATGAGTTTATATATAGACACAAAGTGTGCTATACATTATCAATGATGTATCGTTTCTTCGAGATATCTTGCTGTAGATATTATGATTTCCGAAAACATTCCAGCAAATTATGAAGAAATATGGGTTGTTGCCAGAAATTTGCCGACACAGAAAATGGGTAACGGATATTTCTTATATGCATACATAACAGGATATTTTATATCTGTCAGACATCTTTTATAACCATAAGTATATCCAATCAAAACCACTAGTAAACTAGTGGTTTGAGCAACCCCTAGAAGGGATATTACGTGCCAACCCCTAAAAGGGGCATCGAAAAAATATCATCGTATTTGTTTGCACTGCAACCTGTAAACAGGTACTATAATTGAGAATACAGTATGTTAATTAAATATTGTATATCCTTTAGTTGATAATTCGTAAATCCATAGTAATTATCATTCAAAAAAATATACTAAAGTATTTTATTTATCCCTAGTAGAACTAGGGGTTTTATTAAGCTAAAGCATCCAATGAAAAACAGGAGTGGCATCGCCACTCCGTTGGAAACTCAAATATTATCTTAACAAGAATGTTTTTTATATGATGTCCACACAATATGGGCAGTTTATCTTTTTGTGTACCATCCTTTTATCAATTTAAAGAATCGTATTAAACTAAACTGATTGAGTTATGTTGTTTTTTCTTATCTATATGATTGTTACTTTTATAATTTATAAATATTCATATCAGATAATATAGAAAGTGTAATTTCAGATGCGATACTGCCAGTTGCATTATCTATAGCTTGAATATTTGTTGCAAAAAAATATGTATGATTTTTAGATTCCACGAAACCTATAAACCAACCGTTTACATTTTTTTCTTCAATACATCCAGTACCAGTTTTACCATAAATTGTGCAATTAACATCTGAAAATAGCTGGATACTTTCTTTTGTAGTTTGAATGTTTTCTGGCGTAAATCCAAAATCATTAAAGTATAATGACTTTAAAAGTTCTACTTGTTCTATAGGAGAGATTTTTAAGGAGGATTCCATCCAATATGAAGAAAGTTCTCCATTTATGTTTTGATTTCCATATCCAATTTGTTCAATATAAGATTGCAAATTAGATTTACCTAACTTTGCATCCAAAGCTTGAAAATACCAATTAACAGAAGAATTCATTGCAGAAAACAGAGTTTGGTCTTCATTCCATGATTCAAATGGATAATTCTGTTGAGGACAGGAAATAAAAGAATTTTCTGAAGTAATAATATTTTCTTCTAAAGCAAATAGAGCATCATATATTTTATAAGTAGAGTTGGGAGATATTCGTATAGTTGCTTGTTCTATATCGTATATATTCCAATTATCTTTCTGTAAATCGTAAAGCACAAAACTTCCTTTGTACCCATCAAAATATGATGAGAGATCTACAAGCGTAATCTTTTTTGAGGAAGTATCCCAAGTATAGCATTCCTCCGATGCATATGTGGACAACATAGGAGAACAGCCAAAAAGTAAAATAGCTGTCATGAAAAAAGCAATCAATCCTTTTATTCGTTTCCAATAGGTAGGATTTTCATAAGAAGCAATGTTAAGAATACGACGTTTAATTTGCTTCATATTTCCGCCAAGTCCAGCTACAAATGGAAATGGAGTCGTAGAAATTTTTTCAGCAAAATTAATTAATGTATTTCCATAGTTAATATAGTCCTTATATTCAAGCATTTTTAATACAGAACTATCACAAGCAATTTCCCTATCATGACACATTTCTTTTAGCGCAACAAATACAATAGGATTAAACCAATAAATAATTCTAATAAGAATCATAAAATAGTTAGTAATATTATCCCTATATTTGTAATGTTGTAACTCATGTAGCAACATATATCGTAAATCAGAAGTATTATAATCAGAAATCAAATGTATCGGCAGATAAATGCATGGTTTACAAATACCAACGATGATGGGAGATTTTAAAAAAGCAGTACTGTAAATGGGGATATCCTTTTTTAAATTCATCTCATCTAAACAACTATAATAAATTTTTCGTACTTCAACATTTTGCAAAGATAGAGCGGATTTTTTTAACATATGTAAGTGTAAAACTGATTTTGTAACCAAAATAATCATTGTTAGTACACCTACAATCCAAACAGCTCCTAAAATCAATCCAAATATTGATGATGTATCTTGAGTGATAGAAAGTGTAAAGTCATTCATCCAATTCATATTATTTTCAAAAATTGTTTCATTGGTTGTATGTGATACAATATCATTATTTGGTAATCCTGATTGTGGAATGTTACTAAATAACGCAAATATGGAAAAAAATTTTGTTGGCTTTAATGGTACAAAAGGGATTAACAACAATATAAATAATAAGAACCATAAATTATATTGCATACGGCTAGTTAAAATTTTTTTGAATAATTTTTTAACTACTAAAAGGATTCCAATGATACAGCTAATCCATAAATTACAAATGAGAAAGCGTATCATAAAATCACTCATATTACTTTCCTCCTTTTTGTGACATTTTTGTGAGAATGGAACGGAGTTCCTCTATTTCTGTTGTAGGTAATGTATCATCTTCGAGATAAGAGGATATCATAGCTGTTATTTTACCATTATAATAACGATTTAAAAAAGAATGACTTTTTTGTTGAATATATTCTGATTCGTTTATTAGAGGAGAATATACAAATACTCGACTTTGTTTTTCATATGTAAGTACTTTTTTGGTCACAAGTCGTTTTAGCATTGTATGAATAGTTTGAGGACTCCAGTTTGTTATTTCTAATAGTTTTTCTGTTACTTCGTTTGTATTAATAGGTGCATATTTCCATACAATTTTAATAACTTCGAATTCGGCTTCAGAAATCTGTGGTAATTCCTTCATAAATAAATACCTCCATATTATATGTCCGTTAGAAACAGTATAATCATATTTAATAATAAAGTCAAATGGAAAGAAGGGGCTTACATTAATGTCACTACAGTTTCATTAACATGACTTTAGTTTGCATCATATTGTATTGTACTGTTGTTGCACTTTTTTGTGTTATCAATATGTTTTGTCCAATATATTCCTTTAATTGTTTTGATTTGTATACTTGAAAATGATGTTTTGGTAAAGTTTAATAATTGTGAATCTACTGTTTATCTAAAGAAAAATAAAACAAAGAAAATAACAGACCGGATTTTGATCCGGTCTAATCGTCGTGAAAATTTTATTTAGTTGAAAATCATTAAAAAGCTTGCGAAAAGGTATTGACTTTTGTTAGCAGGTTTTTATGCGAAAAAACAAGAAAAATGTAATATTTTATCGAGAAATTTTCAGGTTTTTCCGACACCATTATACAAGAATTTTCGATATATTTCGCTATGATATCCATGTTGATTTCAATAGAAATCATATAAAACTTCATGAAATACGATAAAAAATGTAATTTCATATAAAATGAAAAATTTGATCCAATATTGTAATCGAAGGAAAAACAAAAATTGCAAATGTTCATCTAATAAGAAACCATTCGTTTGTTTTCATCTCAATGCTTATGATAAAACTTATTTTCAAGCACATTATTTTTATGTGAAAAATTTCATATTTATTTTAAAAAGCGAATCTCAAACCGAGGTTTGCTTTTTTTGTTGTGTAAACAGGTGCCGATCACCGCCAGCCTCTGATTTAAATTTGCCACTCAAAACAAATTTGAATCGGAGGAATGAGTATGTGTAAAGAAGATAAAAAACAATATTTTGTTCAGATTGGAAACAAACAAGTAGAAGTAAATCAGGAAGTATATCTGGAGTTATATAAAGATCAATTATATGAAAAAAATCAGCAAAGAAAAAGAAGAAGAAATAATATTCTGAGCTTTGATGCGATGAATGAAGAAAATAATGATGTTTATGACTTTGTTCCTGATATGAATTCCAATGCTGAAGAAGAAGCAATACATAGAGCTACAATGCATAAGATAAAAGAAATTCTGAAAGAAATAGATCCAGATAATATTATATCACTCAACTATTTCTTAGAATATTCAGAACATGAAATATCAGCTATTTTAGGAATTCCAAAACATACAGTGAATAGAAGAAAAAGAAAAATTTTAAATTCCATAAAAAAATTAATGGAGTAAATATCAAAATATAGATTGATTTCAACTAAATTTTATATAAAAAATAGCCGAAAATACAATGTTAAATTATATAAAATGACAAAGTTTTGAAAATTTAAAAGTTTTTTGCATCAAAACCTTTCGTAGTGACCTGATATATGAAGGGTTTTTTATTTTCACCTTTCTGTGTTCTTTGAAAACCAAATATCCAGCAATATAAATACGTTACTCTGTTCTGCCCAAAAGGGACAAGCAGTACCATGCAGTGCGCCATGACGATTCGTTACAACAGAACGTGAAATAAAAATATTCTTGAGCGAGGTTCGTTGGTCTGTAATACATAATCCGAGCGATTTATGCTGTATGGGTATGATCTTTTGGCAGGATCAAATGCCATGACCGGAGCAGAGCCACAATGATACTTCTGCCGAGTCCCAGACATCGCAAGGACGGCAGCCCGCATGACGGGGGAGGTGAAAAGCCTATGTGTGTAGCCAAGCACAGTTTATATTGCTGCCCAATGCCGGGGAAGTAGTGTCAAATACGGCAAATTTAAGTCAGAACAGTGTGCCGCTATTAAGCGGCACACATTTGTGACTTTTCATCAGAGAAAGAGTGGCTCTTTGATGAAAGGTCATAAATAGGAAAATAGTCATTAAGGGGGGGAATTATATGTCAAAAGATCAGATGCAAAATGAAATCAGATACCAGCTTTCCAAGGAGTTATTGACAAGAATGCTCTTTCGAAACCTGATTACCGAAGAAGAATACAATCGGATGAACAGTTTGAACCTGCAAACCTTCCAGCCGGCAGAAGCCAAACTTTATGAAAAAAATAGTAGATGTGTCACTGAAAAGCAGGTATCCTTTGCTTGAAAAAAGGAGGCATAAACATGAATGATACAGCAAAAACAACAGACATAAATGAAGAACCGATGATGAAAAACGTCTGTGCCTACTGCAGAGTCAGCACCAATATTCCACACCAGAAAGGCTCTTATGAATCCCAGCTGGAGTATTATGAAAATATGATTCGTAGCAAAGCCGACTGGAATTTCGTAGGCATCTATGCGGACTATGGTAAAAGTGGAACCAAAGAAAAAGGCAGAACGGATTTTATGCGTATGCTGGAAGACTGTGAAGCAGGAGAGATTGACATCATCTGCACGAAATCTATATCAAGATTCGCCAGAAACACAGTGGAATGTATACAGGTAGTGAGAAAGCTGAAAGAAATGCACATTGATGTGTACTTTGAAAAAGAAAGAATCCATACACTCCCGGAAAAAAGCGAATTGCTGCTTTCCATTTATTCCTCTGTAGCACAGGCAGAATCAGAAAGCATTTCCTCAAACCAGAAATGGAGCATACAAAAAAGATTTCTGAATGGTACCTACATACTGCCTAATCCGGCATATGGCTACTGTACAAATGCAAACGGATTGCTTGAGCTGGATCAGAAGCAAGCAGCTGTCGTGAGATTTATATTCGACGAATATCTGGAGGGAAATGGAATATGGCGGATTGCCAAAAGCCTGAACGAGCAGAAGATACCAACAAAAACAGGAAAGGCAGCTTGGTTAGGCGGCGCCATTTATATCATTCTGAAAAACAGCGTCTACACAGGTGACTTGCTTCTTCAGAAAACATACAGTGAGGACATTGTACCATTCGTAAGAAGAAAAAATAATGGGGAATACCGTCAGGTGCTTATTGAGAATGATCATGAACCAATCGTAACACATGAGGAGTATGAAGCCGTTCAGCGAATGCTGAAACAAAAGGCAAAAGTAAAAAAAGCAGGTAAAGAAGAACAGCTGGAAGAACATTCAGAGTTTAAAGGAAAAGTCATCTGTGGTATCTGCGGTTCTTCATACAATCGTCAAGTGAAAAAAGGCAGGACAGGCAAAAGCAATATCACTTGGAGCTGTGCCAGACGCATACAAACAAAAGACTTATGCGAAAATGATATTATCAAGGAAAGCCAGTTGGAGCAATTATTTATAACCATGTGGAACAAGCTGTCAAATCACTGTGATGAGATACTGGTAGCACTGATGAAGGAGCTGGAGCATTTAAAAGCAACACCTATGATACAGAAGCAGTTGGAACAATTAGACAAACGAATACAAGAGCAGAAAAAGCAGAGAGAGATTCTCAACCACTTGGCAAGTGGAGAGATGATCGACTCTGCTTTTTATATGGAACAGCAAAACATGATTAGCAAAAACCTAAAAGAGTATCAGAGAGAAAAGGAGCAATATCTTCAGAAATCCAGACAGAGAAAAGAATTGATACAGACAAAGGAACTGATTAAGCAGTTCAAAAAAGGACCGCAATATCTGGAAGTATATGACAAGACATTATTCCAAGCAATCGTAAAAAAGATTATTGTAAATCCCAACGAGTTAGTATTTGAACTGACAAACGGATTAAAGCTAACAGAAAGAAGGAAATAAATATGGGAAGAAAAGTAACAGTATACGGCTATCAATTTAAAAATGGCATATTGCAGGCAGATAAGGAACAAAGTAGATTTGTGCAGGAGATATTCAATGTATATAACAGCGGCATTTCAGTATCAAGGCTAAAAGACCATATCGAGGGACTGGAAATCAATCGAGTAAAGCTCAATGATATGCTCAGTGACAAAAGGTATATGGGGGATGAGAACTTCCCAAAGATTATAGAACCGGAATTATTTGAAGCGGTACAGCAAATGAAAAAGGAAAGACGCAAAGCAATAGGCAAGGAACAGTCCTATATCTATTATAAAGAATACTTCCTTCTGGGTGATAAAATGAAATGCGGAGAATGCGGCAGTGAATATCACTGCTACAAGCATGGAGATAAACAGATATGGGATTGCAGTAAACGAATTGTAAAAGGCAGGGTACACTGCAGAAATCAGCATATACAGGAAGCCCAAATCAAAGAATTATTTATGCAGGCAGTAACTAAAATGAAAAACCATCCGGAAAAGATTAGAAAAATTACGATACATAAATTCAAAAGAAATATTCGTTTACAGGCAGTAGAGCATGAAATAAAGCTTCTGAAAAACGACAGCAGTCATAACATAGACGAATTGCTGGAGCTGATATATAAAAGAGCATCGTTACAGTATGAAGACTCCGATGATGGCGGAGCAGAATACTATACAAATAAAATAGTAGATTTGCTTCAGCAGCATAAAGAGCAGACAGAAGAAAAAACATTCGACAAAGACTTGTTCGAATCAATAACCCAAACAATTACTATATACAAAGATGGCAGAGTGATGTTCACACTGAAAAACGGAGTGAATGTAACAGAAATGCTGCCATAAAACGGTGTGAAGAGTATGGAAGAAAAATACAGCATAAAAAGAAAGGAAGTATATTATGAATAGCACAGCGACTGATCGAAAAATCAAAATAATTCCGCCCAAAGCTAATATGAATACAGAAAAGAAAAAGAAAGTAAAAAAAATCAATGTTGCCGCCTACTGCAGAGTCAGTACAGCACAGGAAGACCAGGAAACCAGCTATGAGGCACAGGTGGCATACTTCACAAAACTGATTACAGAAAACCCCAGTTGGAATTTGGCAGGGATATATGCAGATGATGGTATCTCCGGAACAGATATGAAGAAAAGGGATAACTTCAATGCCATGATGGAAAGATGCTTGCAAAAAGATGGAGATATCGACCTGATTCTGACAAAATCCATTAGCCGATTTGCCAGAAATACAGTTGACTGTCTGTCCTGTATCCGAAAGCTGAAAGAACGAAATATCGCTATCTACTTCGAGAAAGAGCATATCAATACACTGGAATCCACAGGAGAACTTCTGATCACCATACTCAGCAGCCAGGCACAGGAAGAAAGCCGAAATATCAGCGAAAATGTGAAATGGGGCTTAAAGCGAAAATATGAAAAAGGAGAGATGCTGGTCAGAAGAATGTTTGGATATGGCAAAGGCACAGATGGACAGCTGTATATCATTCCAGAAGAAGCAGAAGTGGTACGATTGATTTACGGAAAATATCTGGAGGGGGAAAGCCTAAACAGTATTGCCCGATTACTGAAAGAAAAAGGTATCAAAACTATCAGGGGAAATATAGAATGGAACGTGAATTCAATTCGTACCATCCTAATAAATGAAAAGTATATTGGTGATGCCATGGCACAAAAGACCTTCACAACAGATTATCTGACCAAAACACGAAAAGAGAATCAAGGGGAGCTTCAAAAGTATTATGTGGAAAATGCTCATGAAGCGATCATACCAAGGGAAGTGTTCTATAAAGTCCAGGAAGAGCTGCGCCAACGAGCAAATATATATAAGAAATCAAGCAAAAAGGAAACAGAATCAAAGGGTAAACATACAGGAAAATACGCCTTATCCAAGATCACGGTCTGTAAGGAATGCGGCTGTGAGTACCGCAGACAAATCTGGTCGAAGTACGGGGAAAAGAAAGCTGTATGGAGATGTGAAAACAGACTGAGAAATGGGACAAGATACTGCAAAGATTCCCCAACCATAGAGGAAAATGTATTACATAGAGCAGTATTACATGCCATAAATCAGGTTCTTGAAAACAAAGGTGACTTCGTCCAGACATTCAGAAAAAATGTAGTCACAGCACTGACCCATGGCACAGAGGATTCGGAATATGCCAGAGAAAAGAAAAAGCTGCAGAAAGAAATGGCAGAACTGATACAGCAGCAAGCCAAGCAGAACGGCGATAAAACTGCCTTTGAGGAACACTGTCAGGCGATCACAGCACAGATAGAAGCATTGGAAATGAAGCAGATCAAAGCAGCCAGTAGAGGCGAGAAAGGCAGGAAAATGGAAGATATCGAGAATTTTCTGGACAAAACAAACTGCATACTGACAGAGTACAATGATAAGCTGGTAAGACAGCTGATTGAGAACATCAATGTAGTGAATGCAAGAAAGGTAGAGGTAGTATTCAAATCTGGAATTACAGTTGAGGAGATGCTTCCGGAATATTAAACGAATAAGAATGGAGTAAAAAGCTGATCGTCACTTTTAACATTGAAACACATTCCAAAAAGGCATCATGTTATCAAGGGTCAAAAACTGAATTGTATTAAAACAAGTATCGGTAAAATTTCTGATACTTGTTTTATCCCCAATATTTTGTCTAAATTGATATTTTCACGCTTTCGTGATATAATACAATTTAAATGTATATCTGTGTATGGAGGAAATAATATGGCTGTCAGTTATAAAAAACTTTTTCATATGATGATTGAAAGAGATATGAGCAATGCTCAGTTAATGGAACAGGCAGGTTTTTCGGCAAATATCATTACTCGTATGAAAAGGGGCAGCTATATTTCCTTAGAAAGTGTAGAAAGTATATGTCGAGCAATGTGCTGTGGCGTAGATGATATTTTAGAGTTTATACCCGATGAACATGAAGAGGTGAATAAACAATGACACCTGAACAGAAAGCAAGACTATCGATCGATAAAAAATTAGAACAATCCGGCTGGACGGTACAAGATTTGAAGCAATTAAATCCAATGGCTTCCCTTGGCATTGCTGTGCGTGAGTTTCCAACAAATACTGGTCCGGTCGATTATGCGCTTTTTGTGAATGGAAAACCGGTTGGTGTTATTGAAGCAAAACCGAGCAATGCAGGCGAGAATATCACCACTGTAGAAGAACAGTCTGCACGTTATGCGAATAGTACCTTTAAGTGGATAAAAACGGAATATTCCATTCGATTTGCCTATGAAGCGACGGACAAGCTAATCCGATTTACGGATTATAAAGATATCAAGTTCCGTTCCCGTACAGTCTTTTCATTTCACAGACCAGAAACCTTGGAGTTATTGCTTGCAAGTCAGGATACGATCCGGAACAATATGAAGCATTTTCCTCCGCTTGATGAAACCGGATTTCGAAAATGCCAGATTAACGCCATTCAAAATTTGGATAATTCTTTTGCCAATAATCGTCCGAAAGCGTTGGTACAAATGGCAACTGGTGCAGGCAAAACATTTACGGCGATTACAGCAGCATATCGTTTGTTGAAATACGGTAAGATGAATCGTATTTTATTTTTGGTGGATACCAAAAGTCTTGGAGAACAAGCAGAGCGTGAATTTCTTGCTTATACACCAAATGATGATCCCCGCTCTTTTTCTCAGCTTTATGGAGTACGTCGATTGAAATCTTCTTATATTCCTTCTGATGTTCAGATTTGCATCAGCACGATTCAAAGAATGTATTCTATCCTCAAAGGTGAAGAATTGGATGAATCTGCTGAGGAAACATCCTTTGCAGAATATGCAACTGCCAATACCAAGGCGCCAAAAGAAGTGGTATATAATGCAAAATATCCTCCAGAATTTTTTGATTGTATTATTGTGGACGAATGTCATCGCTCTATTTATAATGTGTGGAGTCAGGTGCTTTCCTATTTTGATTCTTTTATCATTGGGCTGACTGCTACACCAGATAAGAGAACTTTTGCCTTTTTTGATGAAAATATCGTCAGCGAATATCCCCGTGAACAGGCGATTATAGACGGTGTCAATGTAGGTGAAGATATTTTTCTGATTGAAACTGAAATCACAAAAAACGGGGCACATCTGATGAAGCAGGTGATTGAACATCGTAACCGTCTGTCACGTGAAAAACGCTGGATGCAGATGGACGAAGATGTTGATTATGTTCCGCCGCAGCTTGACAGAGATATCGTCAATCCTAGTCAAATTAGGACTGTGATTCGTACTTTCAAAGAAAATTTATTTACGACGTTATTTCCACGAAGAAAAGAAGTACCGAAAACCCTTATTTTTGCAAAGACGGACAGCCATGCGGATGATATTGTCCAGATGGTGCGGGACGAATTCGGAGAAGGAAATGATTTTTGCCGTAAAATTACATATTCTGCAGAAAATCCAGAATCTGTACTTAGTTCTTTTCGAAATGACTATAATCCTAGAATTGCTGTCACAGTTGATATGATTGCTACTGGTACTGATGTAAAACCCATTGAATGCCTGATTTTTATGCGTGATGTTCGCAGTAAAAATTATTTTGAACAAATGAAAGGGCGTGGCACTCGTACACTGGGAAAAGATGATCTGCAAAAGGTCACGCCTTCTGCAACGGAGAACAAAGATCATTTTGTGATTGTAGATGCAGTGGGTGTTACCAAGTCCAAAAAGTGTGACACCCGTCCACTGGAAAGGCAACCTTATGTTTCCATGAAAGAATTGATGATGAATGTAGCACTGGGTTCTAAAGACGATGATACACTTACCTCATTGGCAAACCGTAT
Coding sequences within:
- a CDS encoding DEAD/DEAH box helicase family protein, producing the protein MTPEQKARLSIDKKLEQSGWTVQDLKQLNPMASLGIAVREFPTNTGPVDYALFVNGKPVGVIEAKPSNAGENITTVEEQSARYANSTFKWIKTEYSIRFAYEATDKLIRFTDYKDIKFRSRTVFSFHRPETLELLLASQDTIRNNMKHFPPLDETGFRKCQINAIQNLDNSFANNRPKALVQMATGAGKTFTAITAAYRLLKYGKMNRILFLVDTKSLGEQAEREFLAYTPNDDPRSFSQLYGVRRLKSSYIPSDVQICISTIQRMYSILKGEELDESAEETSFAEYATANTKAPKEVVYNAKYPPEFFDCIIVDECHRSIYNVWSQVLSYFDSFIIGLTATPDKRTFAFFDENIVSEYPREQAIIDGVNVGEDIFLIETEITKNGAHLMKQVIEHRNRLSREKRWMQMDEDVDYVPPQLDRDIVNPSQIRTVIRTFKENLFTTLFPRRKEVPKTLIFAKTDSHADDIVQMVRDEFGEGNDFCRKITYSAENPESVLSSFRNDYNPRIAVTVDMIATGTDVKPIECLIFMRDVRSKNYFEQMKGRGTRTLGKDDLQKVTPSATENKDHFVIVDAVGVTKSKKCDTRPLERQPYVSMKELMMNVALGSKDDDTLTSLANRIIRLNSQMNNSERKQFKEVVGESAEKVAENLLNAFDEDVITEKAKADTKTETPSDEALKQAQKDLIAQAVAPFMNPDTRDFIENVRRSHDQIIDNVNLDSVLFAGYDVQKEETADRVIQTFRTFIEENRDEIIALRIIYSESYANRAMAVEQLKALYAKLKSKGITVERLWDCYAIKKPDKVKKGVMAQLTDLISIIRFEMGYTDQLSPFADKVNYNFMKWTLRRNAGAVHFTEVQMEWLRLIKDHIASSLSILPEDLDLTPFDKKGGLLGFYEAFGEQYEEILEEMNIELVA